Sequence from the Rhinoderma darwinii isolate aRhiDar2 unplaced genomic scaffold, aRhiDar2.hap1 Scaffold_535, whole genome shotgun sequence genome:
agctattactgtatataagatgtgtggatctcatgtctgatcacagtgtaattatattatatatcagagatgtcagtaacagggggcggggctgtgacaacctctcacacatgatatacaggctggttgtcagtagtaatagatgaatagctgttactgtatataagatatgtggatctcatgtctgatcacaatgtaattatattatatatcagtgatgtcagtaacagggggcggggctgtgacaacctctcacacatgatatacaggctggttgtcagtagtaatagatgaatagctgtgactgtatataagatgtgtggatctcatgtctgatcacagtgtaattatattatatatcagtgatgtcagtaacagggggcggggctgtgacaacctctcacacatgatatacgggctggttgtcagtagtaatagatgaatagctgttactgtatataagatgtgtggatctcatgtctgatcacatgtaattatattatatatcagtgatgtcagtaacagggggcggggctgtgacaacctctcacacatgatatacgggctggttgtcagtagtaatagatgaatagctgtgactgtatataagatgtgtggatctcatgtctgatcacatgtaattatattatatatcagtgatgtcagtaacagggggcggagctgtgacaacctctcacacatggtatacaggctggttatcagtagtaatagatgaatagctgtgactgtatataagatgtgtggatctcatgtctgatcacaatgtaattatattatatatcagtgatgtcagtaacagggggcggggctgtgacaacctctcacacatgatatacaggctggttgtcagtagtaatagatgaatagctgttactgtatataagatgtgtggatctcatgtctgatcacagtgtaattatattatatatcagtgatgtcagtaacagggggcggggctgtgacaacctctcacacatgatatacaggctggttgtcagtagtaatagatgaatagctgttactgtatataagatgtgtggatctcatgtctgatcacagtgtaattatattatatatcagtgatgtcagtaacagggggcggagctgtgacaacctctcacacatggtatacaggctggttgtcagtagtgatagatgaatagctgtgactgtatataagatgtgtagatctcatgtctgatcacaatgtaattatattatatatcagtgatgtcagtaacagggggcggagctgtgacaacctctcacacatgatatacaggctggttgtcagtagtaatagatgaatagcggttactgtatataagatgtgtggatctcatgtctgatcacaatgtaattatattatatatcagtgatgtcagtaacagggggcggggctgtgacaacctctcacacatgatatacaggctggttgtcagtagtaatagatgaatagctgtgactgtatataagatgtgtggatctcatgtctgatcacagtgtaattatattatatatcagtgatgtcagtaacagggggcgtggctgtgacaacctctcacacatgatacacaggctggttgtcagcagTGTTGTGTAGTATTTGGGGTGTAGATCTCATAGATCTCGGGGTTACCTGCTCGCCCGCTCTCCTGGTAATAGTTCTCCATTGATTTGCTCATCGTGTGATGGATTACAAATCGCACGTCCGGTTTATCGATCCCCATGCCAAACGCCACGGTGGCCACAACGACCTGCGGAGAACGGGTCAGTGAGGACATTATAGTGATGACCCCCAGACATAATCATGTGTATTACGACCCCCTGAGCTCTATGGTTGCTGTAAGTGATGGAGAGCAGAGAATAGCGCCACCTGCAGGTTATACAATGAAAAGCAAATCACAGAATATATAAAGTCCCCGGTAAATAGGACAGAGCAGAATAACGAGGTCCATTCCGTTGTTTCCTGATCACCTGACCCTGCATCTGTTGGTGTGGAGCGTCACccggctttcccagactcctgaccgGCAGTTCTGCTTAGAGGCGGGATGACAACCTGTGAGATCCATGTTGGTTGTCAGATAAGTAAGTGCACCCACCTGGATCTTGTTTTCCGTCCAGAGCGTGTGGACTTTCGTCTTGTCGCGCGGTTCCATGTTGGCGTGGTAGGTGCCGGCTCGGACGCCCAGTTTTTGCAGATTGATTGTGACGTGTTCCGAGTCTTTCTGAGAAAAACAGTAAACGATTCCTGAAAAAATGACAAAGTGTTAATAAGGGACTTGTGTCTCCGCTGTGCGGCGGTCCCTGGGAGCGGCGCACGTCACCTGACTGCCCCTGGTACCGCCCACTAATCAGCTTCACAATGTTCTCTATGAAGTCGCCGGAACTCGAGGGTTTAGGTCGAACCTGGAGGAGAAAGTCCCAATGTCAGTGACGTGTGACagaccaaagcctgaggctgcaccacTGAGACCCACAGACACCAGGCCGGACGTGGACAGGGCGGGGgccgtagtgcagcctcaggcttataTTTACATTACCCCATTATATACACAGGACCCCCGGATCATGTGCGGTCACGACCGGCTCCAAACAGAGCATATTCTGGACAGCTGACCCCATGATGGGGGGGTATAAAGGGGGCTGCCCGGCATCTCTGGGGGTCACACACAGCGACTCACCATCCCCCCTCCCTCTGCAGGACTCGGTAAGTTACACTGACGTCCTGGGACTTTCGGAGCTGCTGACAAGCTTCATTTCCCCAGCAGCAGTGATTGGACGACGGGCGGCTCCGCAGCAGTAACAGTTGATCCGAGCAGTGTCCCCCTCCCCCAGATCAGTGTACTGTCCCTGTACCGTCAGACGGCAGAGATAGTCAACGAGCCGCTCGTACCTCGTAGAACAGGTTGGGTCTATTGAAGGAGGCGGTGAAGGTCAGCGGCCGCGGCACACACAGGATCTTCTGGGCGTCCTTCAGAACGTGGCTGGTGGCCGTGGCAGTCAGTCCAATCAGCGGGGCGTTGGGGAACTGGCGCTTCAGGATGCCCAGAGTCTTGTAGTCTGGAGGGAGATGgtcacaacatcatcatcatcaccaatcACCAccgatcatcatcatcaccaatcACCACCGATCATCACCAATCACCACCGATCATCATCATAATcatcaaatcatcatcatcaccaccgatCATcatcaaatcatcatcatcaccaatcACCACCGATCATCACCAATCACcacctatcatcatcatcatcatcaaatcATCATCACCAATCATCATCAcggatcatcatcatcaatcaccACCGATCATCACCAATCACCaccgatcatcatcatcatcatcactatccccATCATTATCATCACTATccccgtcatcatcatcactatccccgtcatcatcatcatcactatccccgtcatcatcatcatcactatccccgtcatcatcatcactatccccgtcatcatcatcatcactatccccgtcatcatcatcatcactatcccccgtcatcatcatcatcatcactatccccgtcatcatcatcatccccgtcatcatcatcactatccccgtcatcatcatcatcactatccccgtcatcatcatcatcatcactatccccGTCATCATCACTATccccatcatcaccatcaccctGACCTCCAGTCACCAGTTGTAGGGTTCTCACCGGGTCGGAAGTCGTGCCCCCACTGGCTGCAGCAATGAACCTCGTCAATGGCGACCCGCGCCAGCCGCCCCGCCTGATACGCCTTCTCCAGCCGGGACATGAACAGTTTACTCTTTGCGACTTTTTCGGGGGTGACATAGAGCAGTCTGAGGCGCGAGTCCTTGTCGATCATCTCTCCGTGCACCCACTTCACGTGATCCTGCAGCAAAGACACAAGCGGCGCGCTCAGCGCGGGGGTCCTCTCAGGGTCCAGCGCACTCACACCCCTCCCCCGGACACAGACCTTACTGCTCGCAGCGTTCAGGGACGTGGCCGAGACCCCCAGGCGCCGTAACACCATCAGCTGATCCTCCATCAGGGACACCAGCGGACAGACCACCAGGGTGAACCCTGAAAACAAGACAACGGGGCAATATCATCCGACCAGGCCCCCCACAAGATGATGTTATATATAGTCCGGAGCAGGGGGCGGGGCAGTGACAACCACGGTCTCACCTTTCGAGCACACAGCCGGTAACTGGTAGCAGAGACTCTTCCCCCCGCCCGTCGGCATAACCAGGAAGACGTCTTTTGCCGCCATTGTGGCGTTGATGGTCTCCAGCTGTAAGTTCCGGAAGGTGTCGAGCTGGAAGGAATTCTGGAGCTCCTCCCCCACCTTCTGAGACCACGGGaaatctggaggaagaagaggaagaagaagaggaggaggaggaagaagaagaagaagagagaggaggaggaagaggaggaggaggaagaagagagacgaggaagaagagagacgaggaagaagagagacgaggaagaagagagacgaggaagaagagagacgaggaagaagagagacgaggaagaagagagacgaggaagaagagagacgaggaagaagagagacgaggaagaagagagacgaggaagaagagagacgaggaagaagagagacgaggaagaagagagacgaggaagaagaagaagaagaggaggaggaagaggaggaggaagaagaagaagaggaggaggaggaagaaggaggagaaagaaggaggaagaagaggaggaggaagaagaggaggaggaggaagaagaggaggaagaggaagaaggaggaggaagaagagagagaaggaagaagaggaggaggaggaagaggaggaggaggaagaggaggaggaggaagaagaggaggtcaGTATCACAACACACACACCGGAAACCTTCACACAATTCCCCATTGTAGCGCCACCTCTGCTGTGGAGGAACGCTGCAGACCAAGGAATTGTGAGAGGCGTCTGAAAGTAAAGCAGGGCAGCAATTATCtccgcctgggaaagctgggtgacaagaacGTCCGCGTTTACAGCGACTGTCCCCGGATTTCCTCCTCCTGAGCAGTGAACCTGCCGCATATCTCTGTAGTGCAGCGTTACctctcaggggtctgggaaagctgggtgacagtcgTGGCTGGTCTTATATTTCACCTTGCTTGTTCCAGTCCTCGGCAGGAGTCGAGGTTTCGGCGCTGGTCCCGGCGTCCTGGCGCTGGATCTTGGTCTTCAGCGCGCTCTTCCTCTCTTGAAGCTCCTGCTGCCGCTCTAGTAGCTCCTGGATCTGGACCTCGATGGCCCCCAGCTCAGCGGTCACATCCTCCAGCTCCGCCTCCAGCTCCTCCCCCGGCTCAGCGGTCACATCCTCCAGCTCCGCCTCCAGCTCCTCCCCCAGCTCAGCGGTCACATCCTCCAGCTCCGCCTCCAGCTCCTCCCCCAGCTCAGCGGTCACATCCTCCAGCTCCGCCTCCAGCTCCTCCCCCAGCTCTGAGGGCGGGAACAAGACGTGGAACCAGAGACGtcgccacacacaacgccgcgcgcATCTACACAGGAACGGTTATTCTCTGTTCACACCCAAAGCTCTGGCAGTCACATGACCTAACAGCGGCACCTGAgcccccacaatgcactgctctccggTAACGGGAGCGGCAGGAATGTGAGATTCGCTTTCTGCCTGAACAGAGAATAAAACAAGAACGACGACATTGAAGATTTTACGTAGATGAACCGCGGGCAACACGGAGTCACATGACGAGCAGTACGCACCTGGAAGCTCGCCGGACGCCATGTTCTGCTGCCAGTCACTGCAAGGAAACCAGAGGAGAGGTCAGCAACATGGGGGTCACAGGCGGGCGCTGCCGGGGGGGATCACATGGGGGTCACAGGCGGGCGCTGCCGGGGGGGATCACATGGGGGTCACAGGCGGGCGCTGCCAGGGGGGGATCACATGGGGGTCACAGGCGGGCGCTGCCGGGGGGGTATCACATGGGGGTCACAGGCGGGCGCTGCCAGGGGGGATCACATGGGGGTCACAGGCGGGCGCTGCCGGGGGGGTATCACATGGGGGTCACAGGCGGGCGCTGCCAGGGGGGATCACATGGGGGTCACAGGCGGGCGCTGCCAGGGGGGATCACATGGGGGTCACAGGCGGGCGCTGCCAGGGGGGATCACATGGGGGTCACAGGCGGGCGCTGCCGGGGGGGTATCACATGGGGGT
This genomic interval carries:
- the RECQL gene encoding ATP-dependent DNA helicase Q1 isoform X1 gives rise to the protein MASGELPELGEELEAELEDVTAELGEELEAELEDVTAELGEELEAELEDVTAEPGEELEAELEDVTAELGAIEVQIQELLERQQELQERKSALKTKIQRQDAGTSAETSTPAEDWNKQDFPWSQKVGEELQNSFQLDTFRNLQLETINATMAAKDVFLVMPTGGGKSLCYQLPAVCSKGFTLVVCPLVSLMEDQLMVLRRLGVSATSLNAASSKDHVKWVHGEMIDKDSRLRLLYVTPEKVAKSKLFMSRLEKAYQAGRLARVAIDEVHCCSQWGHDFRPDYKTLGILKRQFPNAPLIGLTATATSHVLKDAQKILCVPRPLTFTASFNRPNLFYEVRPKPSSSGDFIENIVKLISGRYQGQSGIVYCFSQKDSEHVTINLQKLGVRAGTYHANMEPRDKTKVHTLWTENKIQVVVATVAFGMGIDKPDVRFVIHHTMSKSMENYYQESGRAGRDDKRADCILYSGFGDIFRISSMVVMENVGQQKLYEMVRYCQDWRRCRRVLVAQHFDEVWDAAQCHQMCDNCSSEKNCEDVDITDYGRDIVKILQQADQRDEKLTPLKLIDAWTGKGAAKLRVAQVLPPKLPRNELERIITHLLLQKYIKEDFSFTAFATISYIKEGPKASALRSGNPAVVITMRSGTTKIKSPKSSTCKDRSSKSQDKIPAKAIKSEPGARSGDNKRPTGLSSPGTKKRRVTSSSPVTSSPAASIVID
- the RECQL gene encoding ATP-dependent DNA helicase Q1 isoform X2, whose product is MASGELPELGEELEAELEDVTAELGEELEAELEDVTAELGEELEAELEDVTAEPGEELEAELEDVTAELGAIEVQIQELLERQQELQERKSALKTKIQRQDAGTSAETSTPAEDWNKQDFPWSQKVGEELQNSFQLDTFRNLQLETINATMAAKDVFLVMPTGGGKSLCYQLPAVCSKGFTLVVCPLVSLMEDQLMVLRRLGVSATSLNAASSKDHVKWVHGEMIDKDSRLRLLYVTPEKVAKSKLFMSRLEKAYQAGRLARVAIDEVHCCSQWGHDFRPDYKTLGILKRQFPNAPLIGLTATATSHVLKDAQKILCVPRPLTFTASFNRPNLFYEVRPKPSSSGDFIENIVKLISGRYQGQSGIVYCFSQKDSEHVTINLQKLGVRAGTYHANMEPRDKTKVHTLWTENKIQVVVATVAFGMGIDKPDVRFVIHHTMSKSMENYYQESGRAGRDDKRADCILYSGFGDIFRISSMVVMENVGQQKLYEMVRYCQDWRRCRRVLVAQHFDEVWDAAQCHQMCDNCSSEKNCEDVDITDYGRDIVKILQQADQRDEKLTPLKLIDAWTGKGAAKLRVAQVLPPKLPRNELERIITHLLLQKYIK